One region of Duncaniella freteri genomic DNA includes:
- a CDS encoding DUF3853 family protein, whose product MKLQTLLSKPVWQMTGEELLFLSRQTADTNTNQSLANEPTATKHYVYGIAGICEIFSCSKPTAIRIKKSGRIDKAITQVGRKIIIDADLALQLASQKPMPRKR is encoded by the coding sequence ATGAAGTTACAGACATTACTCTCAAAACCTGTGTGGCAGATGACGGGAGAAGAGCTGTTGTTCCTCTCACGACAAACTGCCGACACAAACACAAACCAATCTTTGGCAAATGAACCAACCGCAACCAAGCACTATGTCTATGGTATCGCCGGAATATGCGAGATATTCTCATGCAGCAAACCTACGGCCATACGCATAAAGAAAAGCGGACGTATAGACAAAGCCATCACACAGGTTGGCAGAAAAATTATCATTGACGCTGACCTCGCACTGCAACTTGCATCTCAAAAGCCAATGCCAAGAAAGAGATAA
- a CDS encoding excisionase family DNA-binding protein, translating into MSEDRRITMRLTRIENTLEEIKRNITAPVPPDRKITVREAAEIMHCSDQRVRDAIHDGSLKAERNGRRFFLSLYDVRARAGYATLEKNGRPDSFNLKGRNYDYTTDQGD; encoded by the coding sequence ATGAGTGAAGACCGACGCATAACAATGAGGCTCACGAGGATTGAGAACACCCTTGAAGAGATAAAGCGGAACATCACCGCACCGGTGCCTCCCGACAGGAAGATAACCGTGCGTGAGGCGGCGGAGATAATGCACTGTTCAGACCAGCGTGTACGCGACGCGATACATGACGGCTCCCTGAAAGCGGAACGTAACGGACGGCGTTTTTTCCTCTCTCTTTACGATGTGAGGGCGCGTGCCGGTTACGCAACACTTGAAAAAAACGGCAGACCTGATTCATTTAATCTTAAAGGACGAAATTATGACTACACAACAGATCAAGGAGATTGA
- a CDS encoding co-chaperone GroES: MNIKPLADRVLILPTPAEEVTAAGIIIPDSAKEKPLRGTVIATGNGTKDEEMVIKKDDEVLYGKYAGTEIELEGTKYLIMRQSDVLAVIEK; encoded by the coding sequence ATGAACATCAAGCCATTAGCCGACCGCGTGCTCATCCTCCCCACCCCTGCGGAGGAAGTAACAGCAGCAGGTATCATCATTCCTGATTCAGCAAAGGAAAAGCCCCTGAGAGGAACAGTCATTGCCACCGGTAACGGCACTAAGGACGAGGAAATGGTAATAAAGAAGGACGATGAAGTGCTCTACGGAAAATATGCAGGCACTGAAATCGAGCTTGAAGGCACAAAATATCTCATAATGCGCCAAAGCGACGTTCTCGCTGTAATCGAGAAATAA
- a CDS encoding site-specific integrase translates to MAGIPQIKIVFDRRKKASAVNPGTVEIEVSYNRERVRLSTGVAVLKQQWNGKEVVNHPQADHLNEQIRRVYDGLHEKMSSIASTKGEYDLSLLKKVKKTKLQGSSASFLDWLEERIDMRPVTESTRRQHKVMLKCLRDFGLIRFFSDLTPKNIRLWDDFIRKRVTAQASVHGYHKRLKPYIVEAMQFEKLESNPYDGMRISRGKSEGIKFLTEEERDRVEALELYGMTEKVRDMFIFSCYTGLAYSDLVKIKKSDVFRQGEDYCIRDKRMKTGMPYTIVLLPKAIAILKKYNYNLNLMSNQKCNDQLKIIANLAKLHINLTMHVGRHTFATWALTKGVGIETVSKMLAHSNVAMTEKYAQVLQTSVIQGFGKLK, encoded by the coding sequence ATGGCAGGAATACCACAGATCAAGATTGTTTTCGACCGCCGCAAGAAGGCATCGGCCGTCAACCCCGGCACCGTGGAGATCGAGGTGTCGTACAACCGTGAGCGCGTCCGTCTCTCCACCGGAGTGGCTGTACTCAAGCAGCAGTGGAACGGCAAGGAGGTGGTCAACCACCCTCAGGCCGACCATCTGAACGAGCAGATACGCCGTGTCTATGACGGTCTGCATGAGAAGATGTCGTCCATAGCCTCGACAAAGGGCGAATACGACCTGTCGCTACTCAAAAAGGTCAAGAAAACGAAGTTGCAGGGTTCGTCGGCAAGTTTTCTCGACTGGCTGGAGGAACGTATCGACATGCGCCCGGTCACGGAGTCAACACGCAGGCAGCACAAGGTGATGCTCAAATGCCTGCGCGACTTCGGGCTTATACGCTTCTTCAGCGACCTCACCCCAAAGAACATCAGACTATGGGACGATTTCATACGCAAGCGCGTGACGGCCCAGGCCTCGGTTCATGGCTATCACAAACGACTCAAACCTTATATCGTGGAGGCGATGCAGTTTGAAAAACTGGAGTCCAACCCCTACGACGGCATGAGGATTTCCCGTGGAAAATCGGAGGGGATAAAATTCCTTACCGAAGAGGAACGTGACCGTGTGGAAGCCCTCGAACTCTACGGCATGACCGAGAAAGTGCGCGATATGTTTATCTTCTCATGCTACACGGGGCTGGCGTACTCCGACCTTGTGAAGATCAAGAAGTCGGACGTGTTCAGGCAGGGCGAGGACTACTGCATACGAGACAAGCGTATGAAAACCGGTATGCCCTATACGATTGTGCTGTTGCCTAAGGCGATAGCCATACTGAAAAAGTACAACTACAACCTCAATCTGATGAGCAACCAGAAATGCAACGATCAGCTGAAGATAATCGCCAACCTTGCCAAACTGCACATCAACCTGACAATGCACGTCGGCCGCCACACGTTTGCGACGTGGGCGTTGACAAAGGGCGTGGGTATCGAGACTGTGAGCAAGATGCTCGCCCACTCCAACGTGGCAATGACCGAGAAATACGCCCAGGTGCTTCAGACGAGTGTCATACAAGGCTTCGGTAAACTGAAATAA
- the mobC gene encoding plasmid mobilization relaxosome protein MobC, producing MSSNNKNFIIRLRVDAATANAIRAKADNHFNGNISACIRCATLQYDGEAAPSSANSEITALLTAILRQLKKIGTNVNQTAHQINERMKVSPYGLFA from the coding sequence ATGTCATCAAATAATAAGAACTTCATAATACGGCTTCGCGTGGACGCAGCGACCGCCAACGCAATCCGCGCCAAAGCTGACAACCATTTCAACGGCAACATCAGTGCCTGTATCCGTTGCGCCACTCTGCAATATGACGGAGAGGCTGCGCCATCGTCAGCCAATTCCGAGATAACAGCGTTGCTTACCGCTATTCTGCGCCAGTTGAAGAAAATCGGAACTAATGTCAATCAAACCGCCCATCAGATTAACGAGCGTATGAAGGTGTCTCCCTACGGATTGTTCGCCTAG
- the groL gene encoding chaperonin GroEL (60 kDa chaperone family; promotes refolding of misfolded polypeptides especially under stressful conditions; forms two stacked rings of heptamers to form a barrel-shaped 14mer; ends can be capped by GroES; misfolded proteins enter the barrel where they are refolded when GroES binds), with translation MAKEIKFDIKAREELKKGVDALADAVKVTLGPKGRNVIIEKKFGAPHITKDGVSVAREVELEDPFQNMGAQLVKEVASKTGDDAGDGTTTATVLAQAIVNVGLKNVAAGANPMDIKRGIDRAVAIVVEGIKAQSEEVGDDFKKIEDVARISANNDEAIGHLIAEAMKKVKKEGVITVDEAKGTETTVDIVEGMQFDRGYISPYFVTDTEKMECVMENPFILLFDKKISNIKDILPVLEATAQSGRGLVIISEDVDQEALATLVVNRLRGSLKVCAVKAPGFGDRRKEMLEDIAILTGGTVISEEKGMQLANANVEMLGRAEKVTINKENTTIVNGAGNKENIAARIAQIKTQIEQTTSDYDREKLQERLAKLAGGVAVLHIGAPSEVEMKEKKDRVDDALSATRAAIAEGIVPGGGVAYIRCVKLLEGVKGANEDETTGIHIILRAIEEPLRQIVANAGQEGAVVVQKVKEGTADFGYNARTDNYENLMAAGVIDPAKVTRVALENAASIAGMFLTTSCVIAEKKEDNPAPAMPAPGMGGMGGMM, from the coding sequence ATGGCAAAAGAAATCAAATTCGACATAAAGGCTCGCGAAGAACTCAAAAAAGGTGTTGACGCTCTCGCTGATGCCGTAAAGGTAACCCTCGGACCCAAAGGCCGCAATGTAATTATCGAAAAGAAATTCGGTGCACCCCACATCACTAAGGACGGTGTGAGCGTGGCTCGTGAAGTAGAACTTGAAGATCCTTTCCAGAATATGGGCGCACAGCTCGTTAAGGAAGTTGCATCCAAGACTGGCGACGACGCAGGCGACGGCACCACTACAGCAACTGTACTTGCACAGGCCATCGTAAACGTAGGCCTAAAGAACGTTGCAGCCGGAGCCAACCCTATGGACATCAAGCGCGGTATCGACCGTGCGGTAGCCATCGTGGTTGAAGGCATCAAGGCACAGAGCGAAGAAGTAGGCGACGACTTCAAGAAGATTGAAGACGTGGCACGCATCTCTGCAAACAATGACGAAGCCATCGGCCACCTCATCGCCGAAGCAATGAAGAAAGTGAAGAAAGAGGGCGTAATCACCGTTGACGAAGCCAAAGGCACCGAGACAACTGTCGACATTGTAGAGGGTATGCAGTTCGACCGCGGTTACATCTCACCCTACTTCGTCACCGATACTGAAAAGATGGAATGCGTGATGGAGAATCCTTTCATCCTCCTTTTTGACAAGAAAATATCCAACATAAAAGACATTCTTCCTGTACTTGAAGCCACAGCACAGAGCGGACGTGGACTTGTGATCATCTCGGAAGATGTCGATCAGGAAGCCCTTGCTACCCTCGTAGTCAACCGCCTCCGCGGATCACTCAAGGTATGCGCAGTAAAGGCTCCTGGATTCGGCGACCGCCGCAAGGAGATGCTTGAGGACATTGCAATACTCACAGGAGGCACAGTGATCTCCGAAGAGAAAGGCATGCAACTTGCAAACGCCAATGTAGAAATGCTCGGCCGTGCCGAAAAGGTCACCATCAACAAGGAGAACACCACAATAGTAAATGGCGCAGGCAATAAGGAGAACATCGCAGCCCGCATAGCCCAGATCAAGACTCAGATCGAGCAGACAACAAGCGACTATGACCGCGAGAAACTTCAGGAACGTCTTGCCAAACTTGCAGGTGGCGTAGCTGTGCTCCACATAGGTGCACCCAGCGAGGTAGAGATGAAAGAAAAGAAGGACCGTGTTGACGATGCTCTCAGCGCAACTCGCGCTGCCATAGCTGAAGGCATTGTGCCTGGTGGCGGTGTAGCATACATCCGTTGCGTAAAACTTCTTGAAGGTGTCAAGGGTGCCAATGAGGACGAGACCACAGGTATACACATCATCCTCCGCGCTATCGAAGAGCCTCTCCGCCAGATCGTAGCCAATGCAGGTCAGGAAGGTGCTGTTGTGGTACAGAAAGTCAAAGAAGGCACAGCCGACTTCGGTTACAACGCCCGCACCGACAACTATGAGAACCTTATGGCTGCCGGAGTAATCGACCCAGCAAAGGTAACCAGAGTAGCACTTGAGAACGCTGCTTCCATCGCCGGAATGTTCCTCACCACATCATGCGTCATCGCTGAAAAGAAAGAGGACAATCCCGCTCCAGCAATGCCAGCACCAGGAATGGGAGGAATGGGAGGCATGATGTAA
- a CDS encoding relaxase/mobilization nuclease domain-containing protein, producing the protein MIVKKLGMVSGGSFPGAGYNERKVAEGVARLMAMENVDAAMRHKVELLHEAGFDCAGEIEKYLKERSRTYGNTKTTRFQFHIAASVKGQVMSADELTDFARHLMAEAGYGRQPYFVYNHHDTDNNHVHIFSTRIQPNGFPIPDHHDYARLNAAANRILSSDINRDIHRIFSYGYLTEGQFANIIRSHGYKFERVEDGYVLFRGGVKAATIPLSEIVRHISQGNDTRKERAKQLRAIIRKYKDVIADGKVQNVENVKGHKGQKKKYVRRKVNPDIRKIKGSNGKTLSQEEHRHLSVLVDTLKTKFGIDIHFQKDRNGEIRGYGIVDHNRKMALDGSKVMKLSELIDFARGQERKASPFDIYRDLFAMEVRKSGVDGEMTIRLFDGSEHTRTMSPRQSAWYFNSPESEREDVAIRIAATIFSTEIFEAVLLKYPVSDIRSRIASVNIIKMREGVRAIRVVSADGYSATYPMTAEELRCHARLQGEAANGFLRQLAILRITHEDATELTNRIKELTAKSTGSITLPLRQSDYNPEQSKAFSTHQCSVLTRLMPHDSTSTHSVNREWEVGKQSRYDHIDNQQSGTCVSL; encoded by the coding sequence ATGATAGTCAAGAAACTTGGCATGGTATCCGGGGGTAGCTTCCCCGGTGCCGGATATAATGAACGCAAGGTCGCCGAGGGCGTGGCACGGCTCATGGCTATGGAGAATGTCGATGCAGCCATGCGTCATAAGGTAGAGCTGTTGCATGAAGCCGGGTTCGACTGCGCCGGAGAGATTGAGAAATACCTGAAGGAGCGGTCGAGGACATACGGCAACACCAAGACCACGCGCTTTCAGTTCCACATCGCCGCCTCTGTAAAGGGGCAAGTGATGTCGGCTGACGAGCTGACCGACTTTGCCCGTCACCTAATGGCTGAAGCCGGATATGGCAGACAGCCGTATTTTGTGTACAACCACCACGATACCGACAACAACCATGTGCATATCTTCTCCACACGCATACAGCCAAACGGCTTCCCTATACCAGACCATCACGACTACGCACGCCTCAATGCCGCCGCCAACCGTATTCTTTCATCGGACATCAACCGTGACATTCATCGGATATTCTCTTACGGCTATCTCACTGAGGGGCAGTTCGCCAATATAATCCGCTCACATGGATATAAATTTGAGCGTGTAGAGGATGGATATGTATTATTTCGTGGGGGCGTCAAGGCCGCGACAATTCCATTATCTGAGATAGTGAGGCATATTTCGCAAGGAAACGACACCCGGAAAGAACGCGCTAAACAACTCCGGGCGATTATCAGGAAATACAAGGACGTAATTGCTGACGGAAAAGTTCAAAATGTCGAAAATGTCAAGGGTCACAAAGGTCAGAAGAAAAAATATGTGCGCCGGAAAGTCAACCCCGACATCCGTAAAATCAAGGGGTCAAACGGCAAGACACTATCGCAGGAAGAACATCGGCATCTGTCGGTGCTAGTTGACACACTCAAAACCAAATTCGGCATAGACATTCATTTTCAGAAAGACCGTAATGGTGAAATCCGTGGCTACGGCATCGTTGACCATAACCGTAAGATGGCCCTTGACGGTAGCAAGGTAATGAAGCTGTCAGAATTGATTGACTTCGCACGGGGACAGGAGCGCAAGGCAAGTCCATTTGATATTTACCGCGACCTGTTCGCAATGGAGGTTAGGAAATCCGGCGTGGACGGCGAAATGACAATACGGTTGTTCGACGGCTCAGAGCATACACGCACGATGTCGCCACGTCAATCGGCATGGTACTTCAACTCGCCCGAAAGTGAAAGGGAAGATGTGGCAATCAGGATAGCAGCCACCATATTCTCAACCGAGATATTTGAAGCCGTCCTGCTGAAATATCCGGTAAGCGACATCCGTTCAAGGATAGCAAGTGTCAACATAATCAAAATGCGCGAGGGCGTTAGAGCAATACGAGTTGTCTCAGCCGATGGGTATTCAGCCACGTACCCTATGACAGCCGAGGAATTGCGCTGCCATGCGAGACTGCAAGGCGAAGCTGCAAACGGTTTTCTTCGTCAACTCGCAATCCTGCGCATAACCCATGAGGACGCTACCGAACTGACAAACCGCATCAAGGAGTTGACCGCCAAATCGACCGGAAGCATCACTCTCCCTCTCCGTCAATCAGACTACAACCCGGAACAATCCAAAGCCTTCTCCACTCATCAATGCTCCGTCCTCACTCGTCTCATGCCCCACGACTCCACGTCCACCCACTCTGTCAACCGCGAATGGGAAGTCGGCAAACAATCCCGCTACGACCACATCGACAACCAACAGTCCGGCACATGCGTCTCATTGTAA
- a CDS encoding DUF3987 domain-containing protein, with protein MNYNNSARYRRTPQRPECGLHEDEPVIPQSKLQKEVPSFPLSVFPTAIRNIVETLVEFEHFNVNFIAACMFTTFAAAMGNRWTVRFSATWVERPIMYVALIGYPSCGKTPPLRLALSPLLNLDHEYDREYCVKLKAYKQWESKSPKERAALSLPEDMERPRRRCHVVVDATIEALIGAMRDNPQGIILYSDELESLFANFNRYNSSDESYFLSAFSGTPFKYIRKSADEHIFLPNPYCSIIGSTQPGRLAKQFGGERVVNGFSSRFLKVYPDITDMPTWDTERMPDGIMEQWERIIRKVVTFDFKGNEQPMELTFSLEAHRKLCQWKKSVNNAIYTATESEAEKAVCGKLEIYLMRFCLIIRIMKNICNEESAAMIDTGSAEAAIELVEYFREMENRVIRVSLSGNLDKRQSELLDALPYGFRTSDAIDIGRSLGMSESTVKRFLKNSAIFRKEEHGRYTKMSCDP; from the coding sequence ATGAATTACAATAATTCAGCAAGATACAGACGGACACCACAGCGTCCGGAGTGTGGGTTGCATGAGGATGAGCCTGTTATCCCTCAAAGCAAACTGCAAAAGGAAGTGCCCTCTTTCCCTCTTAGCGTGTTTCCTACGGCTATCCGCAATATCGTGGAAACGTTGGTTGAGTTTGAGCATTTCAATGTCAATTTCATAGCCGCGTGCATGTTCACCACTTTCGCTGCTGCAATGGGCAACCGTTGGACGGTTCGGTTTTCGGCTACATGGGTTGAGCGACCTATTATGTATGTGGCACTTATCGGTTATCCGAGTTGCGGCAAGACACCACCACTCAGGCTCGCCCTGTCACCTCTGCTCAACCTCGACCATGAGTATGACCGCGAGTATTGCGTCAAACTCAAAGCCTACAAGCAATGGGAGTCAAAATCTCCGAAAGAGCGTGCCGCGCTGTCTTTGCCGGAAGATATGGAGCGGCCGAGGCGCAGGTGTCATGTGGTTGTCGATGCGACCATCGAAGCGTTGATTGGTGCCATGCGTGACAATCCGCAAGGCATAATCCTTTACAGCGATGAACTTGAAAGCCTGTTTGCCAACTTCAACCGCTACAACAGTTCGGATGAGAGCTATTTTCTCAGCGCGTTCAGTGGCACTCCTTTCAAGTATATCCGAAAATCCGCTGATGAACACATCTTCCTGCCGAACCCGTATTGCTCCATTATCGGAAGCACCCAACCGGGACGGCTTGCAAAGCAATTCGGTGGTGAGCGCGTTGTCAACGGCTTCTCATCCCGCTTTCTGAAAGTCTATCCTGACATTACCGATATGCCTACATGGGATACTGAGCGTATGCCGGATGGAATCATGGAACAGTGGGAGCGGATAATCCGCAAAGTCGTTACTTTTGACTTCAAGGGAAATGAACAGCCAATGGAACTGACCTTCTCCCTTGAAGCCCATAGGAAACTGTGCCAGTGGAAAAAGAGCGTCAACAATGCTATTTATACAGCTACCGAGTCGGAAGCGGAGAAAGCCGTGTGCGGGAAACTCGAAATCTATCTCATGCGCTTCTGCCTGATAATCCGGATAATGAAGAATATTTGCAATGAAGAATCGGCGGCAATGATAGATACCGGGAGTGCGGAGGCGGCTATCGAATTGGTTGAGTATTTCCGCGAGATGGAAAACCGTGTAATCCGCGTGTCATTATCCGGCAATCTTGACAAGCGGCAGTCCGAACTCCTCGACGCTTTGCCATACGGCTTCCGAACCTCGGATGCCATCGACATCGGACGGTCACTCGGAATGTCGGAGTCCACGGTAAAACGGTTCCTGAAAAACTCTGCCATTTTCAGAAAAGAGGAGCATGGACGCTACACGAAAATGTCATGTGACCCTTGA